One stretch of Clavelina lepadiformis chromosome 6, kaClaLepa1.1, whole genome shotgun sequence DNA includes these proteins:
- the LOC143462041 gene encoding uncharacterized protein LOC143462041 produces MKSTLLNSIKIYNIAVLVSAHSLAGVKGCHVEGHTEQKRSIRISMSSTDELLHDQAARNIQSFFPTCLQYATDEKDDYENIVHFVVEHTTWYEQSFIICSNEHDTKECWCNRMDLLLESDTVELEAAKQCISRYVEWTQTFGFVFEPLQLNIDLSSKAVVSVPRNNEREDAEVCPPRTIKNFDLCVSNKLAEVGVLNNPVHNFEAVLKFLKRKSKCSDCSCEKVFQQNKLVEEYFSAEKISCDSCWSTRVAETIGDVSLLQNATNACSATLLDNVYV; encoded by the exons ATGAAATCTACTTTAttaaattcaataaaaatatataatattgCCGTGCTAGTATCAGCTCATTCATTGGCTGGCGTTAAAG GTTGTCATGTTGAAGGGCACACTGAACAAAAACGCTCCATCCGTATTTCTATGTCGAGTACCGATGAGCTATTGCACGACCAGGCCGCTCGAAACATTCAATCATTCTTTCCAACGTGTTTGCAATACGCAACCGACGAAAAGGACGATTATGAAAACATTGTGCATTTTGTGGTAGAACACACTACGTGGTATGAACAGTCTTTCATAATTTGCAG TAATGAACATGATACAAAAGAATGTTGGTGTAATCGCATGGATTTGCTTTTGGAGAGCGATACCGTCGAGCTAGAAGCAGCAAAACAATGCATCAGTAGATACGTTGAGTGGACTCAAACCTTTG GCTTCGTTTTTGAACCTCTTCAGTTGAACATAGACTTAAGCAGCAAAGCAGTTGTATCTGTTCCAAGAAACAACGAACGTGAAGATGCCGAAGTTTGTCCACCGCGTacaatcaaaaattttgacttatGCGTCTCAAACAAACTAGCTGAGGTTGGCGTTTTGAACAATCCAGTTCATAATTTTGAAGCTGTATTGAAGTTTCTTAAACGGAAATCTAAATGCAG TGACTGTTCGTGCGAAAaggtttttcaacaaaacaaactggTGGAAGAATACTTTTCTGCTGAAAAGATATCTTGTGATAGCTGTTGGTCAACGAGAGTTGCAGAAACGATCGGTGATGTTTCACTCCTACAAAATGCGACCAACGCGTGTTCAGCAACTCTACTGGATAATGTTTACGTGTAG